In Sphingobacterium zeae, one genomic interval encodes:
- a CDS encoding peptide MFS transporter has translation MEVSTRESLEEIQNFEGKYPKQLWYLFTIEMWERFCFYGMRGVLVIFMTDQLGLFEKDANLKYGAIQAFIYAFTFIGGIFADKILGFKKSLIFGGLIMAIGNLIIAYNPHDLFYFGITCSIIGTGFFKPNISSMVGELYKEGDVRRDAGYGMFYAGINIGGLLGGALCIYLGKNYSWNLCFLAAAIVMIIGLVTYFLIRRSIAPIGNSPLAHHSRSSRTIKESLVIAGAIVMLPIIYVLIHNSNFTDYFMYGIGFAAIAYLGFELTKLNNSYRKKVIAALIFIIMYLIFNTIYEQSGGSLSLFAKDNLVDNLLFFKIDPNIINNSSNSFFIIIFSPLVGLLWVWLAKKKLEPNTIIKFGIGFLFLALGFFLFYSLRFFADADGKSSLNLFTFTWLIITFGELCLGPIGMSIITKLSPQRLFGMMMGMWFLASAYGQFFAGKIGAEMSEANTGGTLSSKLLAYTDGYKTLGISALIAGVILIIFSSLVKKLMQEVH, from the coding sequence ATGGAGGTTAGTACAAGGGAGTCGCTAGAAGAGATTCAAAATTTTGAAGGAAAGTATCCTAAGCAATTGTGGTATTTATTTACCATCGAGATGTGGGAGCGATTTTGTTTTTACGGCATGCGAGGTGTTTTGGTCATTTTTATGACAGATCAACTTGGGTTGTTTGAGAAGGATGCCAATCTTAAATATGGTGCCATACAGGCTTTTATATACGCCTTTACGTTTATTGGCGGTATCTTTGCTGATAAGATTTTAGGGTTTAAAAAATCCCTCATCTTTGGCGGATTGATTATGGCAATCGGCAATCTTATCATAGCTTATAATCCACACGACCTTTTTTATTTTGGTATTACTTGTTCTATTATTGGTACGGGCTTCTTTAAGCCTAATATTTCCTCAATGGTTGGTGAGCTTTACAAAGAAGGTGATGTTCGTCGTGACGCTGGATATGGGATGTTTTACGCGGGAATTAATATTGGTGGATTGTTAGGTGGAGCACTGTGTATTTATTTAGGGAAAAATTATTCCTGGAACCTATGCTTTTTAGCCGCTGCCATTGTGATGATCATCGGATTAGTGACTTATTTTTTAATTCGGAGATCAATTGCGCCGATAGGGAATTCTCCATTAGCACATCATTCAAGATCTTCTCGTACAATCAAGGAAAGTTTAGTCATTGCTGGGGCTATCGTCATGTTGCCGATTATTTATGTACTAATTCACAATAGTAATTTTACGGACTATTTTATGTATGGAATCGGTTTTGCTGCAATCGCGTACTTAGGCTTTGAGTTGACGAAATTGAATAATAGTTACCGTAAGAAAGTGATTGCAGCATTGATCTTCATTATTATGTATTTAATTTTTAATACAATTTATGAGCAAAGCGGCGGATCCCTTTCATTGTTTGCAAAGGATAATTTGGTGGACAACCTACTGTTTTTTAAAATAGACCCTAATATTATTAATAATAGTTCAAATTCCTTTTTCATTATTATATTTAGCCCTTTGGTTGGTTTATTGTGGGTATGGCTTGCTAAAAAGAAACTAGAGCCGAATACCATCATTAAATTTGGAATTGGATTTTTATTTCTGGCGTTAGGCTTTTTTCTTTTTTACTCTTTGAGATTTTTTGCAGATGCAGATGGTAAGTCGTCTTTAAATCTATTCACTTTTACCTGGTTGATTATCACCTTTGGTGAACTTTGTTTGGGGCCTATTGGAATGTCCATTATCACGAAGTTGTCACCACAACGTCTGTTTGGTATGATGATGGGCATGTGGTTTTTAGCGAGTGCCTATGGACAGTTCTTTGCGGGTAAAATCGGCGCAGAAATGTCGGAAGCAAATACGGGAGGGACATTGTCGTCTAAACTATTAGCTTACACAGATGGCTATAAAACGTTAGGAATATCTGCATTGATTGCTGGAGTGATATTAATTATCTTCTCTTCATTGGTGAAAAAGTTAATGCAGGAAGTACACTAA
- a CDS encoding acyl-ACP desaturase has product MQELPLNLPEGSRKEVMAYLEPFMLNEMSEYLKPVEEMWQPADFLPDSSRDTFFEEVRELQESAKELSYDLVAVLVGDTITEEALPTYESWLTMVEDVDKNEQGGWMKWVRAWTAEENRHGDLLNKYLYLSGRIDMRQFEMSTQYLIQDGFDIGTGADPYRNFIYTSFQELATNVSHRRVSGLSKKGGDKLLAKMCGVIASDEARHAKAYMSFISKAITVDPSEVMIAFEDMMRKKIVMPAQFLREAGEPQGEAFAHFSDAAQRLGVYTALDYVDILKELNSEWKIDQITGLNDKGEKARDYLLKLPDRLVRLADRMKVPEKDYKFKWIYG; this is encoded by the coding sequence ATGCAAGAATTACCTCTAAATTTACCAGAAGGCTCACGTAAAGAAGTGATGGCCTATTTGGAACCGTTCATGCTCAATGAGATGAGCGAATACCTGAAGCCTGTTGAAGAAATGTGGCAACCTGCCGATTTTCTTCCCGATTCTTCTAGGGATACTTTTTTTGAGGAAGTAAGAGAGTTGCAGGAAAGTGCAAAGGAGCTCTCTTATGATTTGGTCGCTGTATTAGTCGGAGACACCATCACCGAGGAGGCTCTTCCGACTTATGAATCCTGGTTGACTATGGTAGAAGATGTCGACAAAAACGAGCAGGGAGGATGGATGAAATGGGTACGCGCTTGGACAGCTGAAGAAAACCGTCATGGTGATCTTTTGAACAAATACCTTTATTTGTCGGGTAGAATAGACATGCGCCAATTTGAAATGTCTACACAATACCTTATTCAAGATGGTTTTGATATCGGTACTGGTGCTGACCCATACCGGAATTTTATTTATACTTCATTCCAGGAATTGGCAACCAATGTTTCCCACCGTCGTGTATCCGGCCTTTCCAAAAAAGGCGGCGATAAACTTTTGGCAAAAATGTGTGGTGTCATCGCTTCTGATGAAGCACGTCACGCCAAAGCCTATATGTCTTTTATTTCAAAAGCAATTACTGTTGATCCAAGTGAGGTCATGATCGCATTTGAAGACATGATGCGTAAAAAAATAGTTATGCCTGCCCAATTTTTAAGAGAAGCAGGCGAGCCTCAAGGAGAGGCATTTGCGCATTTCTCTGACGCCGCACAGCGGCTGGGCGTATATACAGCTTTGGACTACGTTGATATCTTAAAAGAACTGAATAGTGAATGGAAAATCGATCAGATTACAGGACTGAATGATAAAGGAGAAAAAGCGAGAGATTATCTGCTTAAGCTACCCGATCGTTTGGTTAGACTTGCAGACCGTATGAAGGTTCCGGAAAAAGATTATAAATTTAAATGGATTTACGGATAA